The Streptomyces sp. NBC_00483 genome contains the following window.
CGCGACGGGCGCCCGCAAGGCCCTTCTCGCCGCCGCCGAACTCCTCCCGGAGCCGGGCCCCGACGACGAGCTGATCGAGGTCTTCGACCAACTCGGCCCCCTTCCCCCGGGCTTCGGCCCCGGCGGCCCGGCGGTACGGGGCCGCCGGGCCCGCCCGGTGAGCGGTGCGGGAACGCCGGCGAGCGAGACAGGTCTCCCGGCAGGCGGGGCCGATGGGGCGGGGTATGGAGCGGCGGTGCATGGAGCGGCAGGGCACGGAATCGGCCCTTCGCCGTACCGGGCGGAGACGTCGGTGCACGAGCAGCTGACGGCAGGGCGAGACGCCCACTCCTCGGCTCACTGGACGGGCTCGGCGGGGCAGGGAGTGGGCTCGGTCGGGCAGGGGGCGGGCTCGGCCGGGCAGGGATCGGGCTCGGCGGGGCAGAGAGCAGGCTCGGTCGGGCAGGGATCGGGCTCGGCGGGCCAAGGGGCCGGTACGGGCCCCTCGGTGCCGCATGTTCCACAAGTTCCGCATGTTCCGCCACCACCCACCAACACCCCGCTCCCACCACGGCCTTCGGCTCCCCCCGAGGCCTTGGCGTCCCCCACGCCCTCGGCTCCACCGGCTCCAGCCGTGCCCCCGGCACCCCGGATTCCTCCCGTGCCCGAGATGCCTCCGGAGCCACCCACCGGCCTCACCCCGCCACCGATCAGCCGCGCCATGCCACCGTCCACGCACACCTCGCCGCCGGCCGGCCCCAGGCCACCAGCCACGCACGCCCCGCCGCCGGTCGAGCCCACCCCGCCACCGCTTACCCCGGAGCCGACGCCCGCCCCCGAACCCGTACTCGACGAGCCCACACCCGACCCCGCTCCGGAACCGGCCGCCGAACCATCGCTTCTTGCCCCGCACCCGTCCGCCCCCTCCCCGCTCGACCCTCCCCAGGCCCATCACTCTCTGTACGCATCGGGTGACGGAGAAGTTCCCCGTCCCCGGCCAGGACCACCCGCGAGGGTGACGATCCCGGTGTTGCTCCTGGCTCTGGCCTGTTTCGCGGTGGGCATCTGGGCACTGACCCGTCCCTGACGGGTCCACCCGCGCCCGGAGCCCGCCCCGCTCAGCCCTGCGCCCGCCGCACCTTCCGCACGGCGAGCACCCGCCACACCGCCAGCCACAGCACCAGCGCACTCCCGGTCCCGACCCCGGCCACCCCCACCAACGTCATCAGGTCGCCCCCCGGCGACGTATCGGACGAAGCCACCGCACCACCGGAAGCCCCACCACGCCCACTCGCAGAACCAGAATCCGAACCC
Protein-coding sequences here:
- a CDS encoding serine/threonine-protein kinase, which translates into the protein MGEVFAGRYELADPIGRGGVGAVWRAWDHRRRRYVAAKVLQQSDAHTLLRFVREQALRIDHPHVLAPASWAADDDKVLFTMDLVAGGSLVHLVADYGPLPPQFACLLLDQLLSGLTAVHAEGVVHRDIKPANLLLEATGTGLPHLRVSDFGIAMRKGEPRLTEADYVVGTPGYFAPEQEMGAEPDFPADLFAAGLVALYLLEGARPDSKALIEHFEEHGTPRAPQGVPGPLWGVLAGLLQPDPDARFRTATGARKALLAAAELLPEPGPDDELIEVFDQLGPLPPGFGPGGPAVRGRRARPVSGAGTPASETGLPAGGADGAGYGAAVHGAAGHGIGPSPYRAETSVHEQLTAGRDAHSSAHWTGSAGQGVGSVGQGAGSAGQGSGSAGQRAGSVGQGSGSAGQGAGTGPSVPHVPQVPHVPPPPTNTPLPPRPSAPPEALASPTPSAPPAPAVPPAPRIPPVPEMPPEPPTGLTPPPISRAMPPSTHTSPPAGPRPPATHAPPPVEPTPPPLTPEPTPAPEPVLDEPTPDPAPEPAAEPSLLAPHPSAPSPLDPPQAHHSLYASGDGEVPRPRPGPPARVTIPVLLLALACFAVGIWALTRP